In Centroberyx gerrardi isolate f3 chromosome 7, fCenGer3.hap1.cur.20231027, whole genome shotgun sequence, the sequence ATAGGAAAACgttaaaagaaaaatctctgagtttaggtgggtttaccctccacttcaAACCTGAATTACAGAATGGTCGTCGTTTGAATCTTATAACGAAACGAATATTTGACAAGATTTCTGCtaccatgtttttttcccactcaGACAGTAGCCTACTACTGAGCTAGTTGGATTGCCAAACGAAGAAATCTTACCTTCCCAGAGCCTCAGCGCCGATGGCATCCGCCTTCCCAGCAACCTTACCCCAGAAGGCGTTTACCACAGACTTGTCCTGGGCAGTCAGACTCATTGTCGCTCCTCGTGAGAATTAACACCCGAGAAGATGACAGCTTAATATGGGGCGCAGGAGAGAGGCAGCCACGCCCAGAGCTACTCATTAACAAAGACGGACAAGACGTTGGACAGAATCCAAGAATATCCCGCCAATGAACTCAGACCCATAAGACAGGAGGCCTATTACATAGTAATTATCCCTAGTGACATGACTAAAATGAATAAAGTGACATACTAACATTATCCACAACCCATTCCTCTAATGAATCATTTCAAATTGTACAACGTTTAGTAAACTCTCTGAGGAAAGGGAAAATCCAGAGAGAAAAATCTTAAAAACGTTCCCCAAAATAAGAGATCCAAGGGAAAAGGTTTTTATTTAGGACACAGCGATCATAACAACCTTATGCTTAAATTTGGACTTTGAAGCTATTGCATATTTCTTGTAGATGTTGTTACAATTTTGAGTGAATTGTGAAATGAGTCAGTGACCCCCAGGAATAGAAATTATACAGTGTTTCTAAAAGAGTATAGCCTCTTTATGCCTAACGACTCTGCAATCCCTTATATCTGCATCAGGTGATGTGGGCTGAGGTTGTCTCTCCAGGTTGCTATTACAATGCGATATGGTCTGTTTGAGACCTTCAGGTGAAGCATGCAGTGATCGTCAGCCTCTTCCTTCAAGCCTGTAAACTTCAAGGTAGCCTAATTGTTGCCCCACACTTATTTCTAATACCTGGTTTAAAAACGACTTGATCAGGCAGTCCGGGGTCATTtgaggacagggagagaaaacatCTATCTGCAAATCTTGTTGAAAGTACATGCTGCACTTTCATGAAAATAATTGGCTCTCAGGTTAGAAATGTAACGGGTGGAGGCAGCCTGAATGTCTCGATAATGAATGATTAGCATAATCTGAACAAATTTAACTGATTGTGCCAAATAATTTTGGAATTGAGGatcaaaggaagaaaaaaatggcaaaatgagAGTTTTTCTGAAAACAGCAGTTTTATACATAGTGTAGCCTACTTATTGGCATATATTTTCAGTACTAGGTCTATTTAGAGTTAATAAATTATAAAATTCATATTACCTACCtaataatgctactactactatcactaataataataataataataataatgataataataataatcataatcataatcataataatcataatcataataataatatggcaGCTATGGCAGCATTAATAGACTGATAATGCTTATTGATGTGTATATCTAGGATAGGTGTAATACTGAAAATTAGAGGCTCTCAACCTGATTCTATATTAAACGCACTTAAACTGTTAAATATAGGCATAGGCCTATAGTTGACGCGTGACTCAACAAAAGgctctttctttgttttaccGTTTACTGAGGATATGCAAATCAAACAATGGGATAAGGAAAAAGGCACGGTAAAGGACACGTTCATTTGCGGCTAGCTCAACAACTCTGCTGaaggaaaatgtaaatgcacaatCCACCAGATGCCCTGCTGAGAGTAATTAGCCAATGAGAGTCGAGCATTAATCTAAGGCAATATATACGTAAACGTTAAGTATTAGCAATATGTATGAAAACAATCAATAAACAATCAATAAATCTGTAGGAGatacaaaatataaattataGCTGCTGCGCAGCAGTGTCGGGGCCGGGCATtttgaggaagaagaagaagaagaagaggagaaagaggaagaagaggaggaggaggaggaaaaagaagaggaggatgaatgaGAAATACATGAGGAGAACTGCCCGGACCATAATTATCATTAAAACATCTTTGAAATCATGTATTTCTAATCCACACAGCATAATGCCTAAGTAGGAATAAGCATGTTTATTCTGCTTCACACGGGGCTCGAACTTACAACCCCCAGTGACATGACTAAAATGAATAAAGTGTAATACTAACATTATCCACAACCCATTCCTCTAATGAATCATTTCAACAGTTGTACAACGTTTAGTAAACTCTCTGAGGAAAGGGAAAATCCagagaaaaaaatcttaaaaacgTTCCCCAAAATAAGAGATCCAAGGGAAAAGGTTTTTATTTAGGACACAGCGATCATAACAACCTTATGCTTAAATTTGGACTTTGAAGCTATTGCATATTTCTTGTAGATGTTGTTACAATTTTGAGTGAATTGTGAAATGAGTCAGTGACCCCCAGGAATAGAAATTATACAGTGTTTCTAAAAGAGTATAGCCTCTTTATGCCTAACGACTCTGCAATCCCTTATATCTGCATCAGGTGATGTGGGCTGAGGTTGTCTCTCCAGGTTGCTATTACAATGCGATATGGTCTGTTTGAGACCTTCAGGTGAAGCATGCAGTGATCGTCAGCCTCTTCCTTCAAGCCTGTAAACTTCAAGGTAGCCTAATTGTTGCCCCACACTTATTTCTAATATCTGGTTTAAAAACGACTTGATCAGGCAGTCCGGGACGGTAAAGGACACGTTCATTTGCGCTCCAGTTCCAAAGCTTCTCCTAATGCTGTTCTGCTGACAGTAATTAGCCAATGAGAGACGAGCATTAATCTAATTGGCAATATAAAGTACGTGTTACACAAGTAAATATTAAGTATTAGCAATATTTATCAACACAATCAATAAATCTATATAAGAGGTACAAAAtataaatcaaatatattttaaGAAGAAATGGCTCTTACATTGCGGATCATTGACAGAAGAGCCAATCACTTACGCAGCTTAACGTGGGCGGAGAACTCTGACCAATATAAGCCGCTTGTAGCGTCTGTCCCACACAAGTTTTTAATTGAAATAGGATATAGAAAGACCAAGATACACACCGACATCATGGTTGAGTGGACAGATAAGGAGCGCAGCACGGTCAGGGCTGTTTGGGGCAAAATTAATGTCGATGAGATTGGACCACAAGCTTTGGCAAGGTAGGGCTGTGATGTTGAACAAACTGACGTCCATGTCATTCAGTTAGACCTAGTTTACCCACtattttaggctgacataaatatCTGAGGTAGGCCTATAGGCTACATCATAGtttcaaactgatgtaagttagcATACGCTATATGAAGATCGTgtcttttaaagggaaaaaacattaattcatgcttttctgaTAGGCCTACTTGAATTTTGTTCAAAAtgatggttgtttgccttgtgatggTCACCGACTGgacatagtttacccacctttttagttGCCGCTATGCATCAGGCCTACTGATCACACTGCAAACTTATTTTCTCCACATTAACAGAGTCCTGATCGTCTACCCCTGGACCCAGCGGTATTTCGGCTCTTTCGGAGATGTCTCCAACGCGGCTGCTATCTTGGGTAACTCCAAAGTGGCCGAGCACGGCAAGGTGGTGCTGAAGGCTCTGGAGAAAGCAGTGAAGAACATTGACAACATCAAGGGCGTTTACGCCGATCTGAGCCAGTTTCACTGTGAAAAACTCTACGTGGATCCTGACAACTTCAGGGTGAGCAATATACTCCTGTTGGCATCGAATCCCAGACTCCGTTGTAATAGGAAAATAGGCCCTTGGGGATTAATgaagtctatctatctatctatctatctatccatctatctatctatctatctatctatctatctatctatctatctatctaaaagaACGcgaatatttgaaaataaattcatttttaacCATGTATCGTATAAGATCAGTATCAGTCGTGCAGGATAGTTGACTCCATTCCAGAGATAGTTTCATAATGTTTTTCTGCCTTTGTCCGCAGCTGTTGGCCGACTGCCTCACCATTGCTGTTGCCTGCAAAATCGGCAGCGCCCTTTCCCCGCAGGTCCAGGCCACCTGGCAGAAGTTTCTGTCTGCGGTGGTCGAGGCTATGAGCAGTCGGTACTTCTGAGGCGCCGCCGCGGTGCTGAATCTCAGCCTGAGAGAcgaaaatcaaataaaatcatcGCATTTAAACCCTGTGTGTTTGAATGGTTTTCTGTTTCGGTGTGATCGGTTTCTGTTCCAGTGGCTCTTTTTAATTTAAGAGCTAGTAACCGAAGTGCAAAATGGCCTCAAACATATTGAAATCAGTtgctcaataaaaaaataaaaataaagtgcattGGAACATGATATTTTTAGTGTAAGGGAGTTGGAAAGGTAGGAACGTATTTATACTGGATAATTTGGACATTCTTTTCTACTCGTAGGTCTTTTACACGCAGCTTCTGGAATGCCAGTCATGTGGCTTGTTTATAAATTTCTGGATATAATTGATTTTGAAATAGCTACAAGGGTGTTAGATGAAGAGGAAACAGTATTTTTGCACGTGTGGGCGTGTTTATGTCATCATTCAGTGATATGTTTGCTTTGGTCATGTCATTTTATGCACGACAGCAGAGAAGAATTTACGGCCTGTGAAAAGATTGACAGTGTAGGCTAACTGACAGACGGTATACACAGTTATTACTGAATGTAGCTACTGGTTGATAATGAGTGCGTGCTGATTATTTTAATCTTTGGCTGctgcttttgaaatattaaaacTCTAACCTATGTGGTGCGTAAATTGGATTTGTTCTGTGTGCGTTATGCGCAGGACTGAGGATGTGATGAGGAGGGAGGCCCACAGGGATAATGTTTTATTATCCCTGTGTTATCTCACACCACTGCTCTGCATCATCTTCTGTTTTTGAAATAACCCATATTTGATGATAGTATCCTCTGTTTATGAAAGTTTGCACAGTTGTTAAACTACAGACAGATgagaccaaaacaaagaaatgaaacCAAGAGTTTGTCACAGTCTCAGCACGTTTTGTGGGATTTCATGTTATTAAAAATCAATTTTTAGAACTGAGAACTGTGACAGTAATAAACAGCGCAAAATTGTATACAACCGAATATCTCCGTAAAGGACAATAGATGACAATTTATCTCTATCAAGGCAAAACTAACATATAGGATCTGTGTGAAAAAAATGTTAGTTAAATTCACTCTACCCCATAGAGGTTAAAGTTACAGTTATATTTTTGTGGAAAAATGTCCTCATGATAGTTGTTcatccttcatctcctcccacGGTCATGATTAGACTTCTGACCTATAATGAGATAAATGTCAACTGCGGAAATCATCCCAGGAATTACCTATTACTCAATAGTATTTAGTAGTTACTGTAGAATACCTCTAAGGAGCGTTTCcataaaacatattttctaGCAAATTCAACTATAGGCCCAACATTATCTGGTAGGCTATGTTTGTAGGCTACACGGGAACAGACACAGAAGTAGCCTAGTAGCCtattaatttaaaatgaagGAGAGTCCGCAGTGAAGCTTGACAGAAACGAGAGGGGAGAGCTGATCCAGCACCCTGCTGCAGTTTATGTGGTCTCCCCGGAGAATGTCCACTCAATTACCACACCCGCGAAAATGCATTTTGATTGTGCGATTATGGACAAAAACAGTTCACACAGTTTGATATAATGCATAGTGGGCTATTCACATAATTATGTTAACAGTATTGTAATTTTATAGCCTACAAATGTAAACGTAATCAAGAGTGTGCGTTTGGTAATCCCAATAATCCCACATGTCATTTGTGCATCAGGTTTGATTTGTCTGCTTGTAATGTATAATAATCACTGAAAGAGTCTAGTTTAGAAGAGCAGAATATTCCAAAGACATCATATGAATTTGTGAATTATAATCGGCATGTAAAATTAGGCCTGTTATAAGGTGGTGTCTCATATGATTATCACTCTCTAtcacactgaaacagaaaaccATTCAAACACACAGGGTTTAAATGCgatgattttatttgattttcgTCTCTCAGGCTGAGATTCAGCACCGCGGCGGCGCCTCAGAAGTACCGACTGCTCATAGCCTCGACCACCGCAGACAGAAACTTCTGCCAGGTGGCCTGGACCTGCGGGGAAAGGGCGCTGCCGATTTTGCAGGCAACAGCAATGGTGAGGCAGTCGGCCAACAGCTGCGGACAAAGGCAGAAAAACATTATGAAACTATCTGTGGAATGGAATCAACTATCCTGCACGGCTGATACTGATCTTATACGATACATGgttaaaaatgaatttattttcaaatattcgCGTtcttttagatagatagatagataaatagatagatagctggatagatagatagatagatagatagatagatagatagatagacttcATTAATCCCCAAGGGCCTATTTTCCTATTACAACGGAGTCTGGGATTCGATGCCAACAGGAGTATATTGCTCACCCTGAAGTTGTCAGGATCCACGTAGAGTTTTTCACAGTGAAACTGGCTCAGATCGGCGTAAACGCCCTTGATGTTGTCAATGTTCTTCACTGCTTTCTCCAGAGCTTTCAGCACCACCTTGCCGTGCTCGGCCACTTTGGAGTTACCCAAGATAGCAGCCGCGTTGGAGACATCTCCGAAAGAGCCGAAATACCGCTGGGTCCAGGGGTAGACGATCAGGACTCTGTTAATGTGGAGAAAATAAGTTTGCAGTGTGATCAGTAGGCCTGATGCATAGCGGCaactaaaaaggtgggtaaactatgtcCAGTCGGTGaccatcacaaggcaaattttgaacaaaaatcaattatactttcagaaaagcgtGATGATTTATATTTTACTATCTGACATCAGTTTTAAACTATACTTATGATGTAGCCTATATACCGACCATAAATTTACCATAGAGATTTATGTCACAAAAAAGTGGGTGAACTATCTTCCGCAAataaaagtgggtaaactgaaTCCAGACATCCCAGATTAGCCCTGTAACAGCAAATGACACAGATCCTAGGTTTAACTGAAAGACATGGACGTCAGTTTGTTCATCATCACAGCCCTACCTTGCCAAAGCTTGTGGTCCAATCTCATCGACATTAATTTTGCCCCAAACAGCCCTGACCGTGCTGCGCTCCTTATCTGTCCACTCAACCATGATCTCGTTGTGTATCTTGGTCTTAATTTTTATTACAATCTTGTGTGAGACAGACACAACAAACGGCTTATAGTGGTCAGAGTTCTCCGCCCCACGTTAAGCTGCGTCAGTGATTGGCTCTGTGATGCGCAGTTGTTAAAATATACTTAATTAGGGGCCGGGCAGCTGCTGGTCCCTCTTGTATTTGccaatgttattattattattattcatcttcttcttcttcttcttcttcttcttctttttcttcttcttcttcttcttccgaGGAAATCTAacttcccatgcatgaaaataaaccaaactttgcacataGGTCCAGTCCCATGCCAAACTTCCTCAACTGGAATTGGGGGCCAATagtcctgatggtggcgctacagcaacCGTCTAAAGTTCTACATTttgaaaattcattaaaaatcagccgtATGTGCTACAGCTTTGCAACTTCAACCTCAATGTAGGCCCAAGTGTGAAGAAACTTTTGTAAACTTCAACCTAGTGCAAATTATGAAGTCcatcactctgtttttctcaaaaactgtaaaactaattaaaccTATCTCCTCCCACATTTTTTGCTCAATTGACACCAAACTTGTTACAATGCATCTTCAGACTGTCCTCCACAAACGATccagacagatttttgaattatCAAAAATTAAGCCCACAgtgcatcaaaatgttttactgtaaacgGTACTGTAAACAGCTACTGCAAATTCTCGCTAAATAAATCTCCAAtgttcatgaaaataaattacaaaattttGCTGTCATGGTAGATGACGTGTGTAAAATTTCAGAAttttatctcaaaaactgaatttttgacAGTATTTTGAATTCTGCCCTCATGTAAACtattgcagtcaatggaaatAGAGCGTCTTTAATCAGTTTTTGGCTTATGGAGCATAACttacagacatctctatgttgtctagatGAAGTATGCAAATTCTCCGAATTTTGTCTtgaacactgaatatttgacactagtttgaaatctgcctttaaATGCATAGACAACTGTTATCAAGCACCCTGGTGGTTGGCTAAGTCATAGTGTGAAGCCACTTTTAATTTTTTCACTTCTTAGGTAGCTCGACTTCATCTCAACTTGCCATTGGTGGCAAAGGTTGTGAGTTCGAGCCCCGGGTGAAGCAGAATAAACATGCTTATTCCTACTTAGGCATTGTGCTGTGTGGATTAGAAATACATGATTTCAAAGATGTTTTAATGATAATTATGGTCCGGGCAGTTCTCCTGATGGACCCTCATGTATTTCtcattcatcctcctcttctttttcctcctcctcctcctcttcttcctctttctcctcttcttcttcttcttcttcatcttcctcctcaaaaTGCCCGGCCCCGACACTGCTGCGCAGCAGCtataatttatattttgtatCTCCTACAGATTTATTGATTGTTTATTGATTGTTTTGATACATATTGCTAATACTTAACGTTTACGTATATATTGTCTTAGATTAATGCTCGACTCTCATTGGCTAATTACTCTCAGCAGTGCATCTGGTGGattgtgcatttacattttccttCAGCAGAGTTGTTGAGCTAGCCGCAAATGAACGTGTCCTTTACCGTGCCTTTTTCCTTATCCCATTGTTTGATTTGCATATCCTCAGTAAACggtaaaacaaagaaagagcCTTTTGTTGAGTCACGCGTCAACTATAGGCCTATGCCTATATTTAACAGTTTAAGTGCGTTTAATATAGAATCAGGTTGAGAGCCTCTAATTTTCAGTATTACACCTATCCTAGATATACACATCAATAAGCATTATCAGTCTATTAATGCTGCCATAGCtgccatattattattattattattatgattattatgattatcattattattattatcattattattattattattattattattagtgatagtagtagtagcattattaGGTAGGTAATATGAATTTTATAATTTATTAACTCTAAATAGACCTAGTACTGAAAATATATGCCAATAAGTAGGCTACACTATGTATAAAACTGCTGTTTTCAGAAAAACTctcattttgccatttttttcttcctttgatCCTCAATTCCAAAATTATTTGGCACAATCAGTTAAATTTGTTCAGATTATGCTAATCATTCATTATCGAGACATTCAGGCTGCCTCCACCCGTTACATTTCTAACCTGAGAGCCAATTATTTTCATGAAAGTGCAGCATGTACTTTCAACAAGATTTGCAGATAGatgttttctctccctgtcctcaAATGACCCCGGACTGCCTGATCAAGTCGTTTTTAAACCAGGTATTAGAAATAAGTGTGGGGCAACAATTAGGCTACCTTGAAGTTTACAGGCTTGAAGGAAGAGGCTGACGATCACTGCATGCTTCACCTGAAGGTCTCAAACAGACCATATCGCATTGTAATAGCAACCTGGAGAGACAACCTCAGCCCACATCACCTGATGCAGATATAAGGGATTGCAGAGTCGTTAGGCATAAAGAGGCTATACTCTTCTAGAAACACTGTATAATTTCTATTCCTGGGGGTCACTGACTCATTTCACAATTCACTCAAAATTGTAACATCTACAAGAAATATGCAATAGCTTCAAAGTCCAAATTTAAGCATAAGGTTGTTATGATCGCTGTGTCCTAAATAAAAACCTTTTCCCTTGGATCTCTTATTTTGGGGAACGTTTTTAAGATTTTTCTCTCTGGATTTTCCCTTTCCTCAGAGAGTTTACTAAACGTTGTACAATTTGAAATGATTCATTAGAGGAATGGGTTGTGGATAATGTTAGTATGTCACTTTATTCATTTTAGTCATGTCACTAGGGATAATTACTATGTAATAGGCCTCCTGTCTTATGGGTCTGAGTTCATTGGCGGGATATTCTTGGATTCTGTCCAACGTCTTGTCCGTCTTTGTTAATGAGTAGCTCTGGGCGTGGCTGCCTCTCTCCTGCGCCCCATATTAAGCTGTCATCTTCTCGGGTGTTAATTCTCACGAGGAGCGACAATGAGTCTGACTGCCCAGGACAAGTCTGTGGTAAACGCCTTCTGGGGTAAGGTTGCTGGGAAGGCGGATGCCATCGGCGCTGAGGCTCTGGGGAGGTAAGATTTCTTCGTTTAGCAATCCAACTAGCTCAGTAGTAGGCTACTGTCtgagtgggaaaaaaacatggaatggTAGCAGAAATTAATGTCATCTTGTCAAATATCAATTATTTCGTTATTCATTCAAACGACGACCTTTGGTGCAGGCAGGGttaacccacctaaactcagcacagattttattttttagagttTTCATACCCTTTTAACCtgaaataaatctttatgaggtcAATAGTATAGATAATAGAGAGTATCAAACTGATAGGCTATATGAAGATGGTCTTTGGCAAAAGAGcacaaagcaatatt encodes:
- the hbba2 gene encoding hemoglobin, beta adult 2, with amino-acid sequence MVEWTDKERSTVRAVWGKINVDEIGPQALARVLIVYPWTQRYFGSFGDVSNAAAILGNSKVAEHGKVVLKALEKAVKNIDNIKGVYADLSQFHCEKLYVDPDNFRLLADCLTIAVACKIGSALSPQVQATWQKFLSAVVEAMSSRYF
- the LOC139928240 gene encoding hemoglobin cathodic subunit beta-like; its protein translation is MVEWTDKERSTVRAVWGKINVDEIGPQALARVLIVYPWTQRYFGSFGDVSNAAAILGNSKVAEHGKVVLKALEKAVKNIDNIKGVYADLSQFHCEKLYVDPDNFRLLADCLTIAVACKIGSALSPQVQATWQKFLSAVVEAMSSRYF